From Anaerolineae bacterium, a single genomic window includes:
- the arcC gene encoding carbamate kinase yields MTPLAVVAVGGNTLIRDPKRVTVPDQYEAARETMRHIAEMIAAGWDVVITHGNGPQVGFILRRSELAAHELHPVPLDSCGADTQGAIGYMFQKALFNEFKRRGMDKLAATVVTQVLVDRNDPAFQHPTKPIGSFMDEATARQRMAEGWHVMEDAGRGWRRVVPSPIPKRIIELEAIRTLVGQGFVVIAVGGGGIPVVENERGELEGVEAVIDKDYASALLAVSLQADLFLISTAVEKVALNFGQPNQRWLDRVTVAEAERYLAEGHFKPGSMKPKVEAILWYLKRVFQGQALITSPERIPLALEGKTGTRFVP; encoded by the coding sequence ATGACCCCTCTTGCTGTGGTTGCCGTTGGCGGGAACACGCTGATTCGCGATCCAAAACGGGTGACCGTGCCCGACCAGTACGAGGCCGCACGGGAGACCATGCGGCACATCGCCGAGATGATCGCTGCCGGGTGGGATGTGGTCATCACCCACGGCAACGGCCCCCAGGTGGGGTTCATCCTGCGGCGCTCGGAACTGGCCGCCCATGAGCTGCACCCTGTGCCGCTGGACTCCTGCGGCGCCGACACCCAGGGCGCCATCGGCTACATGTTCCAAAAGGCGCTTTTTAACGAATTCAAGCGCCGTGGGATGGACAAACTGGCCGCCACCGTGGTCACCCAGGTGCTGGTGGACCGCAACGACCCGGCTTTCCAGCACCCCACCAAGCCCATCGGCTCTTTCATGGACGAGGCCACAGCCAGGCAGCGCATGGCCGAAGGCTGGCATGTGATGGAAGACGCCGGCCGCGGCTGGCGGCGGGTGGTCCCCTCCCCCATCCCCAAACGCATCATCGAACTGGAGGCCATTCGCACCTTAGTGGGCCAGGGGTTTGTGGTCATTGCCGTGGGCGGCGGTGGCATCCCGGTGGTGGAGAACGAACGGGGCGAACTGGAAGGGGTGGAGGCCGTCATCGACAAGGATTACGCCTCGGCCCTGCTGGCCGTCTCCCTGCAGGCGGACCTCTTCCTCATCTCCACGGCGGTGGAAAAGGTGGCCCTGAACTTCGGCCAGCCCAATCAGCGCTGGCTGGATCGGGTGACCGTGGCCGAGGCCGAGCGTTACCTGGCCGAAGGCCACTTCAAGCCGGGCAGCATGAAGCCCAAGGTGGAGGCCATCCTCTGGTATTTGAAGCGTGTCTTTCAAGGGCAGGCGCTCATCACTTCACCAGAACGCATCCCCCTGGCGCTGGAGGGCAAAACGGGCACCCGTTTTGTGCCGTGA